The Tripterygium wilfordii isolate XIE 37 chromosome 4, ASM1340144v1, whole genome shotgun sequence genome has a window encoding:
- the LOC119996434 gene encoding 50S ribosomal protein L27, chloroplastic-like: MAAATAVSFSLANAFKGLSLSSASSASSFFNFDAGLIIPKSTVSMRPRLPVPLTIESAHKKGAGSTKNGRDSPGQRLGVKIFGNQVAKPGSIIVRQRGTKFHPGKNVGIGKDHTIFSLIDGLVQFEKFGPDRQKISVYAREVQPENPNSYRARKREYFRMQRERKKARREGFFQPQLVLASAAESNPIC, encoded by the exons ATGGCAGCAGCTACGGCAGTTAGCTTCAGCTTGGCTAATGCATTCAAGGGACTATCTCTATCTTCAGCGTCATCAGCATCTTCGTTCTTTAATTTCGATGCGGGGTTAATAATACCCAAATCAACGGTTTCTATGCGGCCAAGATTACCGGTTCCTTTGACGATCGAGTCTGCGCACAAAAAAGGAGCCGGCAGCACCAAGAATGGACGAGACTCGCCAGGCCAGCGTCTCGGCGTCAAGATTTTCGGTAACCAGGTCGCAAAGCCCGGCTCAATTATTGTGCGCCAGCGCGGCACCAAG TTTCACCCGGGAAAGAATGTGGGGATAGGCAAGGACCACACCATTTTCTCATTGATTGATGgacttgttcaatttgaaaagtTTGGGCCTGACAGGCAGAAG ATCAGTGTTTACGCACGAGAGGTACAGCCTGAGAACCCCAACAGTTATCGAGCAAGGAAGAGGGAGTACTTCAGGATGCAGCGTGAACGTAAGAAGGCTAGAAGGGAAGGCTTTTTTCAGCCGCAGCTGGTCCTAGCATCTGCTGCAGAGAGCAATCCTATTTGCTAA
- the LOC119995950 gene encoding uncharacterized protein LOC119995950 produces the protein MADWGPVVIAVVLFVLLTPGLLFQLPGNSRVVEFGNMQTSGVSIFVHTILYFGLITIFLIAIGVHITTG, from the coding sequence ATGGCTGATTGGGGGCCTGTGGTGATAGCAGTAGTTCTGTTCGTGCTGTTGACGCCGGGGCTACTGTTCCAGCTACCCGGGAATAGCAGGGTGGTGGAGTTTGGAAATATGCAGACAAGTGGGGTCTCCATTTTTGTTCATACCATTCTCTACTTCGGCCTCATCACCATTTTCCTCATCGCCATTGGAGTTCACATCACCACAGGATAG
- the LOC119997124 gene encoding peroxidase 55-like, with protein MEARTGLALLMILMVIGKGEAQLVEGFYGPTCPNLEAIVQQAVATKRSQTFVTIPATLRLFFHDCFVTGCDASVLIASPNGDAEKDAKDNLSLAGDGFDTVVKAKEAVEAQCPGIVSCADILALAARDVVVLAGGPSFAVELGRRDGLVSQASLVAGNLPEPEFDVAQLNAMFAKNNLNQLDMIALSGAHTLGFSHCDRFANRIYSFTPSSPVDPTLNPDYAKQLMEACPQNVDPSIAINMDPVTPQTFDNVYYQNLIAGKGLFTSDEVLFTDSASQSTVVEFANSSADFNAAFVTAMRKLGRVGVKTGRQGEIRRDCSAFNS; from the exons atggAGGCAAGAACAGGATTGGCTCTGTTGATGATTTTGATGGTTATAGGGAAGGGAGAAGCCCAACTAGTGGAAGGTTTCTATGGCCCTACTTGTCCGAACTTGGAAGCAATAGTGCAGCAGGCAGTCGCCACAAAGCGCAGCCAAACCTTTGTGACTATTCCAGCCACCCTACGACTCTTCTTCCATGACTGCTTTGTGACG GGATGTGATGCCTCTGTCCTAATAGCATCACCAAATGGAGATGCAGAGAAGGATGCAAAAGATAACCTTTCCCTTGCCGGAGATGGTTTCGACACGGTggtaaaagcaaaagaagcagtAGAAGCACAATGCCCCGGAATAGTCTCATGTGCAGACATCTTAGCTCTTGCTGCGAGGGATGTTGTAGTTCTG GCAGGAGGACCTTCGTTCGCTGTAGAACTGGGACGTCGGGATGGCCTCGTCTCTCAAGCATCTCTTGTCGCTGGAAATTTGCCGGAACCTGAATTCGATGTTGCTCAACTTAATGCCATGTTTGCCAAGAACAATCTTAACCAACTTGATATGATAGCACTCTCAGGAGCACACACTCTTGGCTTCTCTCATTGTGACCGGTTTGCAAACCGCATTTACTCGTTTACACCGTCTTCTCCTGTAGACCCTACACTGAATCCTGACTATGCAAAGCAGTTGATGGAAGCATGCCCTCAAAATGTAGACCCAAGCATAGCCATCAATATGGATCCTGTGACTCCACAAACTTTCGACAATGTGTACTACCAAAACTTAATTGCAGGGAAAGGATTGTTTACCTCAGATGAGGTTCTGTTCACCGATTCTGCATCTCAGTCAACAGTCGTTGAGTTTGCCAACAGCTCAGCTGATTTTAATGCAGCCTTCGTCACCGCTATGAGAAAACTCGGAAGAGTGGGCGTGAAGACCGGTCGCCAAGGAGAGATAAGGAGGGACTGCTCTGCCTTCAACTCATGA
- the LOC119996818 gene encoding uncharacterized protein LOC119996818 — protein MESPAGSTNRKGRGFVKGKLMQMPFYRAAKQPSSTTTTSVQYSSKVYKPTQTSPSTGYVDYVIAPSPKHQKVAFINIINPENTKQFEALFGVAADEAVDIKATTYISAVQERFRLEGINHA, from the coding sequence ATGGAGTCACCGGCGGGATCGACAAATCGGAAGGGAAGAGGGTTCGTGAAGGGGAAGCTGATGCAGATGCCATTCTATAGAGCAGCAAAGCAGCCTTCATCAACTACAACTACTAGTGTGCAATATTCAAGCAAGGTCTACAAGCCAACCCAAACTTCGCCTTCAACAGGGTACGTGGACTATGTGATTGCTCCTTCACCAAAGCACCAGAAGGTGGCCTTTATCAATATTATTAATCCAGAGAATACCAAACAATTTGAGGCCCTTTTTGGGGTTGCTGCAGATGAAGCTGTTGATATCAAGGCCACAACCTACATTTCTGCTGTTCAAGAGAGGTTCAGGCTTGAAGGAATCAATCATGCTTGA
- the LOC119996356 gene encoding ribonucleoside-diphosphate reductase small chain-like has protein sequence MPSIPEEPLLSPNPDRFCMFPIQYQEIWEMYKKAEASFWTAEEVDLSQDMRQWESLTNDERHFIKHVLAFFAASDGIVLENLAVRFMKEVQVAEARAFYGFQIAIENIHSEMYSLLLETYIKDSHEKNRLFHAVDTIPCVAKKAEWALKWIDGSESFAERLIAFACVEGIFFSGSFCAIFWLKKRGLMPGLTFSNELISRDEGLHCDFACLLYRLMRTKLSEERVKGLIRDAVDIEREFVCDALPCALVGMNGALMSQYIEFVADRLLGALGYGKIYNVANPFDWMELISLQGKTNFFEKRVGEYQKAQVMSSLNGNGDTHEFKMDEDF, from the coding sequence ATGCCTTCAATTCCAGAGGAGCCACTGCTCTCCCCGAACCCGGATCGGTTTTGTATGTTCCCGATCCAGTACCAGGAAATATGGGAGATGTACAAGAAGGCGGAGGCGTCCTTCTGGACGGCGGAGGAGGTCGACCTCTCCCAGGACATGCGTCAATGGGAATCCCTAACTAATGACGAGAGGCATTTTATCAAGCACGTGCTCGCCTTCTTCGCAGCCTCTGATGGGATAGTGCTTGAGAACCTCGCCGTCAGGTTCATGAAGGAAGTACAGGTTGCGGAGGCCCGGGCCTTCTACGGCTTTCAGATCGCGATCGAGAATATCCACTCTGAGATGTATAGTCTACTCCTCGAGACATACATCAAGGACTCGCACGAGAAGAATCGCCTCTTCCACGCCGTGGACACCATCCCTTGCGTGGCCAAGAAGGCCGAGTGGGCCTTGAAATGGATCGACGGTTCAGAGTCCTTCGCCGAGAGATTGATCGCTTTCGCTTGCGTGGAAGGTATATTCTTCTCTGGAAGCTTTTGCGCGATATTTTGGTTAAAGAAGCGCGGATTGATGCCGGGATTGACCTTCTCGAACGAATTGATCTCGCGAGACGAGGGTTTGCACTGTGATTTCGCGTGCTTGTTGTACCGCTTGATGAGGACGAAACTGAGCGAGGAGCGCGTCAAGGGATTAATCAGGGATGCGGTcgatatagagagagagtttgTGTGCGACGCGCTTCCTTGCGCGTTGGTAGGGATGAATGGTGCCTTAATGAGTCAATACATCGAATTTGTGGCTGATAGGTTGTTGGGTGCGCTCGGGTACGGGAAGATCTACAATGTTGCAAACCCTTTTGATTGGATGGAGCTGATCTCCCTACAAGGGAAGACCAATTTTTTCGAGAAGAGAGTCGGGGAATATCAGAAGGCCCAGGTTATGTCGAGCTTGAATGGCAATGGTGACACCCATGAGTTCAAGATGGATGAAGATTTCTAG
- the LOC119996086 gene encoding zinc finger protein 511-like, translated as MAMVVDSEGGELGFPYWTSLRRKFSPDSPFFASGNIERELLAKQVALDITEDERHQLQGLIDEEVSKDVLCPIFGCGARLKSLEDFEDHYNARHTASCSVCSRVYPTSRLLSIHVSEAHDSFFQAKVARGYVMYECLVEGCGSKFKNYKGRQRHVVDKHKFPKSVEFFKKVHPSKKQRQKNQHKQTTHMDEATSKMEVENETIDGLVSAVSKLSTSDSIPSSVSFGRRHSRGLTFVPRAVHRDKKQDSTPESSM; from the exons ATGGCGATGGTTGTGGATTCAGAAGGGGGTGAGTTAGGGTTTCCGTACTGGACCTCCCTTCGACGGAAATTCAGTCCTGACTCCCCCTTCTTTGCTTCCGGTAACATCGAGAGAGAACTCCTTGCCAAACAG GTTGCATTGGATATAACTGAAGATGAAAGGCATCAGCTTCAGGGTTTGATAGATGAGGAAGTCAG CAAGGATGTTTTATGTCCCATTTTTGGCTGTGGTGCACGGTTGAAATCATTGGAGGACTTTGAAGATCATTATAATGCAAGGCACACTGCTTCTTGTTCTGTCTGCTCAAGAGTTTATCCAACCTCTCGCCTGCTCAGTATACACGTGTCTGAAGCTCACGACTCTTTCTTTCAGGCAAAAGTTGCACGAGGCTATGTGATG TATGAATGTCTTGTCGAAGGCTGTGGTTCGAAGTTTAAGAACTACAAAGGTCGGCAACGGCATGTGGTGGACAAGCATAAGTTCCCCAAGTCCGTTGAGTTCTTCAAGAAAGTCCATCCGTCAAAGAAACAAAGACAGAAGAACCAACATAAACAAACTACTCATATGGATGAGGCGACAAGCAAAATGGAAGTGGAAAATGAAACCATTGATGGCCTTGTTTCGGCAGTCTCAAAGTTGAGCACCTCAGATTCCATTCCTTCTTCTGTCAGCTTTGGTCGTCGCCATTCTCGTGGGCTCACGTTTGTACCCCGAGCTGTTCATCGTGACAAAAAGCAAGACTCCACTCCAG AATCTTCAATGTGA